In the genome of Egibacteraceae bacterium, the window CTGCACGCGCGCCACGGGTGGCAGGCTGCCATGGCTCGATGCTCCATGTGTGGGACCCGACAGGGCAGGCCCTGCATATACGATGGCGCCCGGCTACCTCGCCGCTCCTGTCGCCGAAAGGGCGGTGTTGCCCCGCACGACGGTTCGTCTGATGGCCGCGTCGGTCGTCGCCGTGGCGGCGGTCGTGGGCGGCCATGCCCTCGTGTACGAGGTCGGCCCCACCGCGCACCTCCAGACGCACGCGCTCACCGAGGCGGGCCACGGGCACTGGCCGCTGCCATGGTTGGCCGCTTCCCTTCTTGCCGCCGTGGGAGCTTCGGCCTACGGGTTCACACGTGGCCGGCGTCGTGGCCGGTCCTCGTGGGGCGCGTTGTGGCCGCGTCTTGCTGCCGGACAGGTCAGCGGGTTCCTGCTGCTGGAAGCCGGTGAGCGCGTCGCCGCGGGGACTGCGGTGAGCGCGCTGTTCGACGAGCCGGTGATCCTCGTCGGCATCATCGTCCAGGTTGCGGCCGCCTGCTTCGCGGCCGGAGTGCTGCGGACCAGCGAGCGGGTCGCTGACGGGTTCGCACACGCCGGGAGCCCGGTCCGATTGCCTTCCGTCGTCGCCGTCGGCCGCCGCCCGGCGCCGTCGCTGCGCTCATCACGTCCCGACCGGACCGGTCTGACCCGAAGAGGTCCTCCCGTCCACTGATGGCCTGAGCCAACGTGGCTGCCCGGGGGCAGCGGCGTTCGTCGTGCGTTTTCGGACCGGCCACAGCACAACAGGGGAGACCAACCATGCCCAGATTCGTCATCACCGCGTTCGCCGTCGCCCTGCTTGTCGCGCTCGGGTCCTCCCCGGTCCTGGCGCATGTCACGATCAACCCTCAGGAGGCCGCCGCCGACAGCTACGCCCGGTTCGCATTTCGGGTCGGCCACGGCTGCGAGGGGTCGCCGACGACCGAGGTCGCCGTCCAGATCCCTCCTGGCGTCGTCTCGGTCAAGCCCGAGCTCGTGCCGGGGTGGGAGTACGAGACCGTCGTCGGCGAGCTGTCCGAGCCGGTGGAGCTGCACGGCGAGGAGATCACCGAGGGTGTGCAGGAGGTGCGCTGGTTCGGGGGCCCGCCCATCCCCGACGAGGCGTTCCAGGAGTTCGGGTTGTCGGTGCGGCTGCCCGACGCCGCTGGAGACATCCTGTACTTCCCGGTCGCCCAGAGGTGCGGGGAGGGTGAGCACGCGTGGATCGAGC includes:
- a CDS encoding YcnI family protein; amino-acid sequence: MPRFVITAFAVALLVALGSSPVLAHVTINPQEAAADSYARFAFRVGHGCEGSPTTEVAVQIPPGVVSVKPELVPGWEYETVVGELSEPVELHGEEITEGVQEVRWFGGPPIPDEAFQEFGLSVRLPDAAGDILYFPVAQRCGEGEHAWIERPDEGRPDEELEEPAPGLLLTAGGGHGGTVEEVTEVASASDGEVLASAVADAEQAASQARILAVLALVVALAAAGAAVVRARRN